Part of the Cyanobacteriota bacterium genome, CCAGCTACTGGGCGTTATCGTCTCAAGCGGGCGATCGACCGTAACAAAGACCAGTCCTATTTTCTCTATGACCTTAGTCAAGACATTTTGGCAAAAACCCTATTTCCCCTAGGTGAGTACACAAAGATCGAAACTCGTCAAATTGCCGCCGAGCTTGGGTTACACACGGCCGATAAACCAGAAAGCCAAGACCTATGTCTGATTGAAGCTCATGGATCCATGCAGGCATTTTTGGACAAGTACATTGCCCCTACACCAGGGGAAATTGTGGATCAGACTGGCAAGGTGCTGGGCTATCACAACGGAGTGCATCACTACACGATCGGGCAACGGAAAGGTCTAGGCATCGCCCATAGTGAGCCGCTGTACGTATTGGCCCTAGATGCGGGTCGCAATCGAGTTATTGTCGGCGATCGCGCAGCCGCCTACGACGAGGGATGCATGGTTCAGCGGGTAAATTGGGTATCGATTACCCCACCGACCGACCCTATTCGCGCTGAGGTGCAGGTGCGCTATCGATCGCCAGCGGTACCAGTAACTGTGATTCCCTTGCCAGATTGTACCGCTCAGCTAGTATTTGACGAACCTCAATTTAGCATCACACCTGGACAGGCAGCCGTCTGGTATCACCAAGATGTGCTCTTGGGCGGAGGCATCATTCAGCCTAAACCTCAAGGTCAGCCACAAGCACAGCCAACACAGACATCTCTAGGCTAACTAATGACGGATGAAATATTAAGGAATGTAACGGTTTTGCCGTCATAATGGTATTCCTGCTTGACAGCCTTAGCAACGATCGCTATCGTGATTAGACATACCTGGGAACGCAACAAGCAGTTGTTATGAACGCTAATCAACGAACAGTTTTGAAAGAAGCATCGCAAAAAGAAGCGTCACAGAAGGTGACGCTGTACCTGTCTCCCGAATTGCACCGTCGGTTAAAGATCCAGGCGGCTGTAGAATCTGAGTCTATGTCCACGCTAGCAGAGCGGGCTGTTGCGTTCTATTTGGAGCATCCAGAGGTAATCGAGGCAGGTGCCCATGGTCAGACCCATCGTGTTTACTCTTGCCCTGCTTGCACGACACCAGTCATTCTTCGTAACGGTGAGATGGTGACCCTCAGCTCTCAAGTAGGTGGGCGCTCCATGAGCTTGTCAGATGAAGAAGACGACTTGTCTGTAAATGCTACTACTGTAGCCGCGGCAACGATTAGTTCTGGTGGAATTAGTGCTGGTGTTTCATCGTTGAGTGCAACACCCGATGAGTGTCAACGTGACTCGGAACAACTTGTTCCCTGTTAGCGCTGGCTGTTCACGATTAGTTTCCAACTAGTTTCTTGGTTTTGACTGGTTTGTTCATTGGTGATCTACATTGACGGATTGCATCAGTGGCAAATTTACCGTTCCTAGTTTTGTAGTTGTTCGCTCCGTCCTCTAGCAGGTTGTGATGGTCATGAAAGAAGAGCTAAGTATCTTAATTCAGGCTCAATACCCTCTGATTTACCTGGTTACCTTTGAAGAGGAGCGGGCAGAGCAAGCAATTGCAACAATTGCTCAGAACAAGCCCCAACGACGTGTGTTTGTGTGGACATTGACCCACGGCCTTGTGGAGTACGGGCAGCCTCGTAATATTGCCCAGCACAATACTATTGCACCCCAGCAGGCGATCGACGCGGCTATTCGTCAGCGGGAGCCTAGCATTTTTATCTTCAAGGACTTGCACCCCTTCTTGGATGGCTTGGGCAACGCAGAAGTCATTCGTTGTCTGCGGGATGCGATCGCCAGCTTCAAGGGCACCCAGAAGACT contains:
- the mnmA gene encoding tRNA 2-thiouridine(34) synthase MnmA → PATGRYRLKRAIDRNKDQSYFLYDLSQDILAKTLFPLGEYTKIETRQIAAELGLHTADKPESQDLCLIEAHGSMQAFLDKYIAPTPGEIVDQTGKVLGYHNGVHHYTIGQRKGLGIAHSEPLYVLALDAGRNRVIVGDRAAAYDEGCMVQRVNWVSITPPTDPIRAEVQVRYRSPAVPVTVIPLPDCTAQLVFDEPQFSITPGQAAVWYHQDVLLGGGIIQPKPQGQPQAQPTQTSLG